Proteins encoded together in one Neobacillus sp. FSL H8-0543 window:
- the ispE gene encoding 4-(cytidine 5'-diphospho)-2-C-methyl-D-erythritol kinase, producing MKVLVKAPAKINLSLDVLYKRPDGFHEVEMIMTTIDLADRVELTLLEENKIHILSHNRYVPDDQRNLAYQAAKLLKDRFNIEKGVEIIIEKTIPVAAGLAGGSSDAAATLRGLNKLWDLGLTMDELAEMGSEIGSDVSFCVYGGTALAKGRGEIITELPAPPTCWVILAKPFIGVSTAEVYRRLELEKMDHPNIKEMAGAIKNNDYQSVCNNVGNVLEEVTLNLHPEVAQIKDQMKRFGADAVLMSGSGPTVFGIVQHDSRMHRIYNGLRGFCDQVFAVRMLGERHTLD from the coding sequence GTGAAGGTTTTAGTAAAAGCACCGGCCAAAATTAATTTATCATTGGATGTTTTATATAAACGTCCTGATGGTTTTCATGAAGTAGAAATGATAATGACAACGATTGATTTGGCGGATCGTGTAGAACTGACATTATTAGAAGAAAATAAAATACATATTCTTTCCCATAACCGGTATGTACCTGATGACCAGCGAAACTTGGCCTATCAGGCAGCAAAATTATTAAAGGATCGTTTTAATATTGAAAAAGGCGTTGAAATTATCATTGAAAAAACAATTCCTGTTGCAGCTGGACTTGCCGGAGGAAGCAGTGATGCTGCTGCTACACTAAGAGGATTAAATAAACTTTGGGACTTAGGATTAACGATGGATGAACTAGCTGAAATGGGCTCTGAAATAGGTTCAGATGTTTCCTTTTGTGTTTATGGCGGGACGGCTCTGGCGAAAGGAAGAGGGGAAATCATTACTGAGCTTCCAGCCCCTCCAACCTGCTGGGTAATACTTGCCAAGCCCTTTATTGGTGTATCAACAGCGGAAGTTTATCGACGGCTAGAATTAGAGAAAATGGACCATCCTAACATTAAAGAGATGGCAGGAGCAATTAAAAACAATGACTATCAGAGCGTCTGCAATAATGTAGGCAATGTCTTAGAAGAAGTAACCTTAAACCTCCATCCTGAAGTAGCGCAAATTAAGGATCAAATGAAGCGTTTCGGTGCTGATGCGGTGTTAATGAGCGGCAGCGGGCCAACCGTGTTTGGAATTGTCCAGCATGATTCAAGAATGCATCGGATTTATAATGGTCTGAGGGGTTTTTGTGATCAAGTTTTTGCGGTAAGAATGTTGGGGGAACGGCATACTCTTGATTAA